One Dromiciops gliroides isolate mDroGli1 chromosome 3, mDroGli1.pri, whole genome shotgun sequence DNA segment encodes these proteins:
- the LOC122747287 gene encoding probable E3 ubiquitin-protein ligase TRIML1 has translation MLRPHLLQSMVGLTTCDQHGEKEKFFCEEDQRLLCVSCLLAPEHKDHHVLPLETDADKHKVNLQETLTFLQKKEEELKMALDAVKREETCFKESTYSLKQSITSEYGKMHQFLWDEEYQYVQKLKQESRDNLAKLEESNVKLSQQIQNLQQLSFKIEENLDKPPLEMLQDTKGTLERNEELLLQEPECASPFFTTCPIRGLREVLLSFQRDITLDPDSANPHLILSEDLKSVQYGSVPQDLPDNKERFDSALAVLGAQTFTSGKHYWEVEVGEKTEWEVGICKDSVSRKGEFSTSSEDIKTLVAFTSEKLFFLWNSERGVSLSPPIHKVGIFLDYEKGHIAFYDVKDRSLIHSLSDMGFEGPLRPYFSPCLPNEESIPGSLIICPISNHQRDVHDADYKG, from the coding sequence ATGCTCAGACCTCATTTGCTGCAGAGCATGGTGGGTCTGACCACCTGTGATCAacatggggaaaaagagaagttCTTCTGTGAGGAAGACCAGAGGCTCCTCTGTGTTTCCTGTTTATTAGCCCCGGAGCACAAGGATCACCATGTCCTTCCCTTAGAAACAGATGCTGACAAGCACAAGGTGAACCTCCAGGAGACACTGACTTTCctacagaaaaaagaagaggaattaaAAATGGCATTGGATGCAGTAAAAAGGGAAGAGACATGCTTTAAGGAGAGTACTTACTCTCTGAAACAATCAATTACTTCTGAATATGGAAAAATGCATCAATTCTTATGGGATGAAGAAtatcaatatgtacaaaaattgaAGCAGGAATCCAGAGACAACCTGGCCAAACTGGAGGAGAGCAATGTCAAGCTGTCTCAACAAATCCAGAATCTGCAACAACTGAGTTTCAAAATAGAGGAGAATTTGGACAAGCCCCCCTTGGAAATGCTTCAGGACACAAAAGGCACTTTGGAAAGGAATGAGGAACTGCTACTTCAAGAACCAGAGTGTGCCTCCCCTTTCTTCACCACCTGTCCCATCAGAGGCTTGAGAGAAGTGCTCTTGAGTTTCCAGAGAGATATAACTCTTGATCCTGATTCAGCCAATCCCCATCTCATCCTGTCTGAGGATTTGAAGAGTGTCCAATATGGAAGTGTCCCCCAGGACCTGCCTGACAACAAAGAGAGATTTGACAGTGCTCTTGCTGTTTTGGGGGCCCAGACCTTCACCTCAGGCAAACACTATTGGGAAGTGGAAGTGGGAGAGAAGACAGAGTGGGAGGTGGGCATCTGTAAAGATTCAGTCAGCAGAAAGGGGGAATTCTCCACTTCATCTGAGGATATAAAGACTCTTGTAGCCTTCACAtctgaaaagcttttttttctctGGAATTCAGAGAGAGGTGTTTCTTTGAGCCCTCCTATACACAAAGTGGGCATTTTTCTTGATTATGAAAAGGGACATATAGCGTTTTATGATGTCAAAGACAGATCCCTAATCCATAGTCTCTCAGACATGGGCTTTGAAGGGCCTCTCCGTCCTTACTTTTCTCCTTGCCTTCCTAATGAAGAAAGTATTCCTGGATCACTCATTATCTGCCCCATTAGTAATCACCAAAGGGATGTCCATGATGCTGATTACAAAGGGTAA